The proteins below come from a single Canis aureus isolate CA01 chromosome 14, VMU_Caureus_v.1.0, whole genome shotgun sequence genomic window:
- the GPR20 gene encoding G-protein coupled receptor 20, producing MSSASPVGSWAPAVPNATAAANSSEPENPLFQQFARLDEELHAAFPGLWLALMAVHGVIFLAGLVLNGLALYVFCCRTQAKTPSVIYTINLVVTDLLVGLSLPTRFAVFYGTRGCLRCAFPHIFGYFLNMHCSVLFLTCICVDRYLAIVQPDGSRRWRQPACARATCAFVWMAAGAVTLSVLGVAAGSGPCCRVLALTVLEFLLPLLVISVFTGRIVCALSRPGLLRQGRQRRVRAMQLLLTVLVIFLVCFTPFHARQVAVALWPDVPHHASLVAYHVAVTLSSLNSCMDPIVYCFVTSGFQATVRGLFRRHGAGYEPNSSNMVSMHKSSRGSGHNHILGASPSAFTQDLADGPGA from the coding sequence ATGTCCTCTGCGTCTCCCGTGGGGTCCTGGGCCCCAGCGGTCCCCAACGCCACGGCGGCGGCCAACAGCAGCGAGCCGGAGAATCCCCTGTTCCAGCAGTTCGCCCGGCTGGACGAGGAGCTGCACGCCGCCTTCCCGGGGCTGTGGCTGGCGCTGATGGCCGTGCACGGCGTCATCTTCCTGGCGGGGCTGGTGCTCAATGGGCTGGCGCTGTACGTCTTCTGCTGCCGCACCCAGGCCAAGACGCCATCGGTCATCTACACCATCAACCTGGTGGTGACCGACCTGCTGGTGGGGCTGTCCCTGCCCACGCGCTTCGCCGTCTTCTACGGCACGCGCGGCTGCCTGCGATGCGCCTTCCCGCACATCTTCGGCTACTTCCTGAACATGCACTGCTCCGTCCTCTTCCTCACCTGCATCTGCGTGGACCGCTACCTGGCCATCGTGCAGCCCGATGGCTCCCGCCGCTGGCGCCAGCCCGCCTGCGCCAGGGCCACGTGCGCCTTCGTGTGGATGGCGGCGGGGGCCGTGACCCTGTCGGTGCTGGGCGTGGCGGCGGGCAGCGGGCCTTGCTGCCGCGTCCTCGCACTCACCGTCCTGGAGTTCCTGCTGCCGCTGCTGGTCATCAGCGTGTTCACGGGCCGCATCGTGTGCGCCCTGTCACGTCCGGGGCTGCTGCGCCAGGGTCGCCAGCGCCGCGTGCGGGCCATGCAGCTGCTGCTCACCGTGCTCGTCATCTTCCTCGTCTGCTTCACGCCCTTCCACGCCCGCCAGGTGGCCGTGGCGCTGTGGCCGGATGTGCCGCACCACGCCAGCCTCGTGGCCTACCATGTGGCCGTGACCCTCAGCAGCCTCAACAGCTGCATGGACCCCATCGTCTACTGCTTTGTCACCAGCGGCTTCCAGGCCACCGTCCGCGGCCTCTTCCGCCGGCACGGAGCCGGGTACGAGCCCAATAGCAGCAACATGGTCAGCATGCACAAGAGCTCCCGGGGCTCAGGCCACAACCACATCCTTGGCGCCAGCCCCAGCGCCTTCACACAGGACCTGGCCGACGGGCCTGGCGCTTAG